In the Erythrolamprus reginae isolate rEryReg1 chromosome 13, rEryReg1.hap1, whole genome shotgun sequence genome, one interval contains:
- the LOC139175603 gene encoding uncharacterized protein: MTGRRPGLIVLWILSTAVVGWVRGQEVATEAPTGGPSWPLCPAADDSPPATREGQLPVQPRFSSCMLRCTSHAYGAYMALLASSDLRSMATSLKVNEGRQGAEHEFCWALHLRCQSGVRLTKAFVLLNLEQPPDQSRPFPLRLLLTAPPWPQSLFQPRSKRRDTRLLNGDACGARFDVTEPFRDAEGGRDAEMCVKVLCPEGNACEDLQWDLRCPPFLATLWRSLPHPDG; encoded by the exons GGTTGTGGGCTGGGTCAGAGGTCAGGAAGTGGCGACTGAAGCACCAACCGGCGGGCCCTCGTGGCCGCTTTGCCCTGCCGCCGATGACAGCCCGCCGGCGACGCGGGAGGGACAGCTGCCAGTGCAACCCAGATTTAGCAGCTGCATGTTGCGATGTACTTCTCATGCGTACGGAGCCTACATGGCGTTGCTGGCCTCCAGCGACCTGAGGAGTATGGCCACGTCGTTGAAAGTCAACGAAGGAAGGCAAG GGGCAGAGCACGAATTCTGCTGGGCGCTTCACCTCCGTTGCCAGAGCGGCGTCCGTCTCACCAAAGCGTTCGTCCTGCTGAACTTGGAGCAGCCTCCGGATCAGAGCCGGCCTTTCCCTCTCCGCCTCCTCCTGACCGCTCCCCCTTGGCCCCAGTCCCTCTTCCAACCTCGGTCCAAAAGACGGGACACCCGTCTGCTGAACGGAGACGCCTGTGGCGCCCGATTCGACGTGACGGAGCCCTTCCGCGATGCCGAAGGAGGCCGAGACGCCGAAATGTGTGTGAAAGTTTTGTGTCCGGAGGGAAACGCCTGCGAAGACCTGCAGTGGGATCTGCGCTGCCCGCCTTTCTTGGCCACTCTCTGGCGCAGCCTGCCTCATCCTGACGGCTAA